The uncultured Methanobrevibacter sp. genome includes the window ACGCCGATAATTTCCAAAACTCTTTTAGGATAAGATAAGTCTAATTTCAATTCCTCATTCGGTTTATAATTTAATTTGGCAGATTCTATTAAATCAATCAATGAATTCAAATCTTCAATGGTAACGTCATTATAACAGTAAGTGTATTTTGGATGAAGAGGAATATCATATTTTTTTGATAATGTCAGTGCTTCAACTGAACTTAAATATTCGTATTCAAGCTTATGCAAATCCAGATCGTTATTGTCCTTGTCAAAGTTCTCACTTTGCATCAGCAGTTGAATCCACCATTCTTCAACCCATCCTGACGGGTATAACGGCTGGTTGTTTCTTAAAAATTCTCCGAATGCAACAAGCATGTCACCTAAAAAGAGTATTTCAACGACATCCTTTTTAACTTCACGTGCTTTTCTAACGCTGTCAAGAATTAAAACATCACCATTTTTAAGCTTAACAGTAGGTCCTTCAATGGAATCTACAGGAACAACACAGTTACCTTTTCCGGGATATTCAATCTTAAGCTGTGTTCCGACGGCTAAAAATTCAAGCAGTGCCATTGTTGCAGGGTGAACTCCCATGGTAGCAAGGCCGGTATTTCTTGATCTTCCGTATCTTAATCTGAATGCTCCCTTTTCTGAAGGATATCCTAAAATAGGCCTTCCTCCAATAATATCTTGAATATATTTAGGTTCGCTTACAATATCTGAATCTCCGCTGTCATCTCCTGTGGAATCATCTTTTTTAGGTTTTGAATACTCGGTAAGCCATTCCCAGTCGAGCCCTAATTTTTTAGATATTTTATGAATCTTTTTGGATTTCTGGATAACTCCTTCAACCATCGCAAGCAGTGCTCCCCCACGGATGTTGTTGGTTTCAACACGCTCCAAATCCCTGTGTGAAACTTCTACCTGGTCGGTCTGTTCTCCTGAAACTTCCACGGGGATGTGGTTAGCGGCAAATCTCACTTCTTCTGGTGTTGGTGAGTATTGCAGGTTTGTAACTTCGGACTCATAAAGTTCAACTTCTTCCACATATCTTTCGATTTCATCTTCAATAGGTTTGAATGCATCAATATTTATAGCCTGTCTGATTTTATCTCCCAGAAGCACAGCTAAAGCAGCAGCAGTACCTCCTGCACTTCTGATAGGGCCTGCAAAGTAAACTCCAATGTATTTTGTTCCATCAAAATTTTCTTTGATTTTAACATCTGAAATACCTTCTAACGGTGCAGCTACTACTCCTTCTGTTAAAATTGCAAGAGCAGTTCTTAAACCTTGGTCACACCTTTGCTCCTCATTCCAATCTGCCTTTTCACCGGTAAGTTCAAATTTTCCTGATGCAATTTCGGCTGCAATTTCAAATGCAACAGACTCTCTGTCCATATCATTTTCCAATTCCTTAATACGTGCTGCCACACCTTCAGGGCCAACCAGCCCTTCTACTCTTTCAGCTAAATCCTTTGCAAGGGGCACTTCTGTTTCTGTTTCAACATCCAATCCTTTGGACCTTGCCTTATTAGCTATGTCGTATAGGTGATGGGTTTCTTTTTCTAATCTATCAAAATAATCCATGGTATCGCCCAAGTTACAAAATTAATTCAGTATAATATAGTTAGATTTTCATATTATTTTAAGATTTTCCAATATGAAAAATCATGATAAAAAAAAGTTAAATATGTTATTAAATATAACTCTATTATATTGTATTTGGACTGTCGAATTTTTAATTATAATTGCTATTACGGTGATTTTAATGCCAAGTGATAAACCAATGAATGCCATGTATGGCCAAAAAGTTAAATTAGATTTAGACAAAATTAAAAATAGAAAATCAGAAGCTGAAGAAGCTCCTAAAGAAGTTTCCGAAGAACCTGTTGTTGAAAAAGTAACTAGCGAACCTGTAGTTGAAGAAGCTAGTGAAGAAATTGTCGAAGAGCCTGTTGAAGAGGCTGCTGATGATGAACCGGAAGAGGTTTTCGAAGAGCCTGTTGAAGAGGATGACGAGACTGAAGAGGTTATTAATGAACCTGTCGTTGAGGAAGTTATTGATGATCCGGTAATCAATGGAGTCATTGATGATGAGGAACCTGTTGGTGAAAATAAATCAGCCGATAAAAATGATTCCAAATTTGATGATTTGAAAAAGAAACTCAAAGAAAAAGATGAAAAATTATCAAATCAGTCAAGTGAACTAAATTATTTAACTAATAAAATTATACCAAAACTCAAAAAAGAAAATGCCGAGTTGAACAAACTTAAAAAAGAATTGACTGATGCATTGGAAAAAACCACAAGGAAATATTTCGATCAATTGGATATTAATGCAGATTTAAGTAATAAAATTGGAAAACTCGGTGCTGAAAGTGCTGTTAGTAAAGTAAGAGCAGACAAACTGGAATCTGAAGTTGATTCTGTTCGTGAAAAACTTGAAGCTAAAATACAAGAGTATAAAGATAAATTAGCTGCTATCGATGTTCATGATATCAAAGAAGAAAACGCCAGATTATCCAATGAAGTCGATGAATTAAGTGAAAAACTGGCAGCTTCCAGAAAAGAAAATGTAGAGCTTTCTGAAGAAGTTGACAAGTTAAGAGCTGAACTTATTGAACTTGGAAACTATAAAGAGGAAGTTGACAACAATAACAAAAAAGAGATTGAAGGATATAAGGAAGAAATCTCCTCTCTTAAAACTCAACTTAAACTTAAGGAAAGCAGCTATGACAAATTGTCCAATGATTCAAACAAGACCATTTCTGAATTAAGAAAACAAATTGCTAAACTTGAAGAAGATTTGGAAAAACAATCCAATAAAGGATTATTCAACAGATTTAAATAGATGATTAATTTCATCTATAACTTATTTTTTTTTAAAATGACTCAAGATGACTATTTTATGGGTGAAGCAATTAAGGAAGCTCAAATATCTTTAGAGGAAGGCGGAATTCCAATAGGAGCAGTCCTCGTTAAAGATAATGAAATCATATCCAGAGGACATAATAGACTAATTCAGAATGATTCTGTTGTTTTGCATGCGGAAATGGATGCAATCGAAAATGCAGGGCGTCTCAATTATGAAGATTATATTAAATGCACTCTCTATACTACATTATCTCCCTGTCCGATGTGTTCGGGAGCTGTAATACTGTATAATATACCAAAAGTTGTCATAGGTGAGAATACCACACTTATGGGCGCTGAAAATTTTCTTAAATGCAACGGCGTTGAAGTTGTTGTTCTAAATGATTTAAGATGCAGGGACTTGTTTTTGAAATTCACCTGCAATAACTGTGAAATCTGGGATGAAGAGCTTGCAAAAGTAGGAAATACTACGGAGGCTAAAGATGGAAATAATAGTGACTGATGAAAGGGATGAAAGATTTATAGAATTCTGTGCATCTTTCGGGTGTAAGATAGATGACCCTCAGGTAGTATTGCTTTTAGATAATTTCGGAAAAATTGTTGGTTGCAGCAGTTTTAAAGTATATGATGCCGATTCTGCAGAGATTATTACTTTATTTTTAAATTCATATGATAACCGTGAAAAAATAGCTTATAAACTAATCAGGCAACTCGAAAAAATTGCAATGGACTATGAATTTAGTAGTGTGGTTGTCAAATTTGATAGCAGGGAAGATATTTTAGTTGAAATTTTTGAAAAATTGGATTATCGTTTTGTAGATGAATTTTTAATGAAAAAAGAGTTCAAAAGTTTAATTTAAAAAAAGAAAAAATTTAAAAGATTAAGCTTCCTGTCTTAATCTTTTTACTACAAAGTCTTTGTCAAGGCTTAACAGGAATGATGCTGCTCTTGGACCTTGTTTTTGACCTAAAATCATTTTATATATTGCCTGGAAACCTTTTTGAGGTTTTAAGCCTTGCGCTTCCAGGATTTCATACATTGCATCGTGCAATTCAGTTGCATCTTTAAACTCATTATTTTCAATCAAATCAGCTAAATCGCCTAAGAATGCGGTTTGTTCGTCGGTTAATGGTAATTTAGGTACTTTTTTGGTTTGCACTTGGAATTTTACAAATTTAGGTGCATAAGTATCCAACCAATATTTTACATTATCGACTCTTTCACGGTATTGAGCTAATTCCAATTCGGTTAAATCACCAAATTCTTTATTTTCAAAGCTTTTGGTTAGTTGTGAGTTTCTTTTTAATATTTCAAAGATTTTTTCTAAATCATCACCTGCAATCTGGTAAGCATTGACCAAAAATCTGAATGGAGGTCTGAAAGGCAGAGGTGCATCCGGATTCATCTGCACTATTTCATAGATTTCCTTGAATTTCCTTTCTTCTTTTTCAGATGGTGCTTCCACTTCATCGTAGAATACTTTTTCAACAGTATCGAACTGATCAATAAAGTCCAGGAAAGGCATTTTTGGTGAGAAATCTTTTGCTTTCATAGGTTTTGATCTGAACAGGTAATAATGGAGACTTTCAGCAGGTCCGATTTTTAACCATTCATCAGGAGCGAAAAATACTCCGTGGGATTTACTCATAGCTTCTCCGTCGAGTGTAATCCATTCGTATGGCACTGGATATGGTGCAGGATGGTTAAAGATTTCTTCTGAAATCACACTACTTACATCGTAGGATCCGCCGCTTGCAGCATGGTCTTTTCCGAACGGTTCGCAGGTGGTTCCGAATATTTTCCATCTGGCTGCCCATTCAACTCTCCAGGTGAGTTTACCGTTTCCTGATTTGATGTCCATTTCACCGTCATGGCCACATTCACATCTGTATTTGATGATGTCGCCGTCATAATCATAAGCATAGGTGGTGTTTACTCTACCACATTCATCACAAATCGGGTTGTAAGGAAGCCAGTCATCAGCCAACGGTTCTCTTCTGTATTCGTTGAAGATTTCCTTGATTCTTTCAACATTTTCAAGTGCGGTTCTTATGTAGTCGTTATATACACCTGACTTGTACATTTCAAAACCGGATTTGGCTTCTATTTCTATTCCATAATCGTCCATTACTGAAAACAATGGTTTTTCAAAGTGTTCTACAAAGTTTGCACAGCATCCGTCAGGACATGGAATCATTGAGTATGGCATTCCAAGGTATTTGCCATAAGATTCAGGTAATGGATATGGAACTTTTCTTAAAGGGTCGTGGTCATCTGCAATCCATATTGTTTTAGCTTTCTTTCCTTTTTCTCTTAATTTTTTTCCAATTCCGTTAGCTATAAATATGTCGCAAGAGTTTCCAATATGTATTGAACCTGAAATTGAGGTTCCGCTTGCAATGATATGTTCTTCTACATCCATTTTACTTAATTCATCAGCTATGTTTTCAATCCAGTGTGTCATCTATATTCACCATTATTAATAAAAAAATTATCATAAAATAAGTTATATTATAATAATATATCTATCTATTAATATAAAAAGATTAACTTATTTGATATTTTCCATAATTTTATCGATTGCATCCAGGAAATCTTTTGAGATGACTTTTTTTCTTTCGGCTCTGATTGCAAACATTCCGGCTTCTGTGCATACTGCCTTCAGGTCAGCTCCGGATAATCCATCTGTAAGTTCGCTGATGCTGTCGAAATCAATGTCCTCATCTATCTTCATTTTGGCAGTATGGATTTCAAGGATTTTTTGTCTGCTTTGTTTTACTGGATTCGGCACTTCAATTGTCCTGTCAAATCTTCCAGGTCTTAAAAGAGCTTCATCAAGAATGTCCGGTCTGTTTGTAGCGCCGATGATTCCTACATCTCCTCTTGATTCAAATCCATCAAGTTCTGCTAAAAGCTGCATTAATGTCCTTTGGACTTCTCTGTCTGCTCCTTCGCTGCTGCTTACACGTTTTGTTCCTATTGCATCAATTTCATCAATGAATATTATTGCAGGACTTTTTTCTTTTGCAAGCTCAAAGACATCACGCACAATCCTTGAACCCTCTCCCAGGTATTTGTTTACAAATTCAGATGCCACGATTTTTATAAATGTTGCATTGGTTTCGTTGGCAACTGCCTTTGCAAGAAGTGTTTTACCGGTTCCTGGAGGTCCGTAAAGAAGTATTCCTTTTGGGGGATCGATTCCGATTTCCTTAAATATTTCAGTATTTTTAATTGGAAGTTCCACTGTTTCTTTAATTTCTGTAATTTGCAAATCCAGTCCGCCAATGTCTTCATAGGTGGTTTCTGGTTTCTCGTCAATTTCCATTGCTGCTACATTCTTGTCTTTTTTAGCTGGAAATACACTGACAACACCTAAGTTCTTCTGATTCAGTGCAACTCTGGCGCCGGGCTGAAGTAATTCTTTTTTTATTGAACCGGGATATGTAACTAAAAATTCATGGCCTACAGCTCCCTGAATTCCAACCTGCTTGTCGTCAAAGACTTCTGTTACTGTTGCAAGAATCAGTGGGGTCTT containing:
- a CDS encoding nucleoside deaminase, translated to MTQDDYFMGEAIKEAQISLEEGGIPIGAVLVKDNEIISRGHNRLIQNDSVVLHAEMDAIENAGRLNYEDYIKCTLYTTLSPCPMCSGAVILYNIPKVVIGENTTLMGAENFLKCNGVEVVVLNDLRCRDLFLKFTCNNCEIWDEELAKVGNTTEAKDGNNSD
- a CDS encoding GNAT family N-acetyltransferase, which produces MEIIVTDERDERFIEFCASFGCKIDDPQVVLLLDNFGKIVGCSSFKVYDADSAEIITLFLNSYDNREKIAYKLIRQLEKIAMDYEFSSVVVKFDSREDILVEIFEKLDYRFVDEFLMKKEFKSLI
- the lysS gene encoding lysine--tRNA ligase, translated to MTHWIENIADELSKMDVEEHIIASGTSISGSIHIGNSCDIFIANGIGKKLREKGKKAKTIWIADDHDPLRKVPYPLPESYGKYLGMPYSMIPCPDGCCANFVEHFEKPLFSVMDDYGIEIEAKSGFEMYKSGVYNDYIRTALENVERIKEIFNEYRREPLADDWLPYNPICDECGRVNTTYAYDYDGDIIKYRCECGHDGEMDIKSGNGKLTWRVEWAARWKIFGTTCEPFGKDHAASGGSYDVSSVISEEIFNHPAPYPVPYEWITLDGEAMSKSHGVFFAPDEWLKIGPAESLHYYLFRSKPMKAKDFSPKMPFLDFIDQFDTVEKVFYDEVEAPSEKEERKFKEIYEIVQMNPDAPLPFRPPFRFLVNAYQIAGDDLEKIFEILKRNSQLTKSFENKEFGDLTELELAQYRERVDNVKYWLDTYAPKFVKFQVQTKKVPKLPLTDEQTAFLGDLADLIENNEFKDATELHDAMYEILEAQGLKPQKGFQAIYKMILGQKQGPRAASFLLSLDKDFVVKRLRQEA
- a CDS encoding proteasome-activating nucleotidase → METNSDASREELIETIEFLKQENEKTVDELMEKLRSIEGEQLKTNITNRQMEGKIRELKGEINSFKKTPLILATVTEVFDDKQVGIQGAVGHEFLVTYPGSIKKELLQPGARVALNQKNLGVVSVFPAKKDKNVAAMEIDEKPETTYEDIGGLDLQITEIKETVELPIKNTEIFKEIGIDPPKGILLYGPPGTGKTLLAKAVANETNATFIKIVASEFVNKYLGEGSRIVRDVFELAKEKSPAIIFIDEIDAIGTKRVSSSEGADREVQRTLMQLLAELDGFESRGDVGIIGATNRPDILDEALLRPGRFDRTIEVPNPVKQSRQKILEIHTAKMKIDEDIDFDSISELTDGLSGADLKAVCTEAGMFAIRAERKKVISKDFLDAIDKIMENIK